AAATAAGTACGATTTCGAGCAAATGCTGTAAACGTGACTTGAAGAGACTGTAACTGTTTCAAGTATGATTGCATAAAAGCATGTGCTGAATGAAAGGCTTGTTCATTTGCTTCAATGTTCATATCTTTTGTCCATTCGTTTAGTTCATATCTAATTTTGTCCCACCGTCTATGCGCTTCCTTTACTTTTTCATTCCGCTTCTGAACCTCTTCTTCATCATTTTTTAATCGATGGCGAACCGCTTGTAGATTAGAAAAGGCTTCTTTTGCATCTCGTTCTGTTGGAAATTGTGTAAAGGAAACCTCGATTTCATTTATCATTTGCATCGTTTGTTCATACTTCTCTTGCCATTCCTCGCGTTTTTTCTGTAAAAGCGATAATTCCTCTTGAATTTGTTCTATTTTTTGCTTTCGATAACGCTCACGTGCTTGACTGCCGATAAACTGTGCATCATTTGTTGGACTATGACCGGCTATTAAGCCAATTTTGTATCGCCCATCTGAATAAACAACGGTTTCACCATTCTTCTTCTCACCATCGACAACAATGCTCGATAATACCTTCTCTACTTCCTCTTTGGAGATCTTGGAACTTTCCGGTAAGTCAGGCTTTAACCAAGCTGCTAATGTATGTTGATCATTTCGAACCGGATTTGCTTGAATGATTTTATCATGCTTCGTTACCATATGATCATACTCATTAGGAACAATTAACGCATCCAACAACCCCGTCGCATAAAGAGCCGATTCCACTCGTTCACGCAAATCCTCGCTTACATCATCGTGAAATTCAACCGCTTGATAGAAAGGAACAAATGGGATCCTTTTTTCCTCCAGTTCTTTTCTTGCTTCAATGGTCAGAACATGCCGCGGAGGCTCTGGATCTTTTTTTTGTTTCCATTCCTCTAACTCTAACTTCTTCTCCTTTATTTCTTTGTCAAGAATGGAAATTTGGTGTGCTTGTTGTAATTTCTCTGTTCCATATTGCTGCTTTAGCTCTTCATATTTTACGACAAAGGGATGTTTGGCTTCTTCAAAAGCATAAGGTTCATATAAGTCTTGGATGCGGTGAAGTGTCTGCTGCATTTGATCTTCACTTATTTCAAAATACGGATGGTCGCTTACCCAACGAATGAATGCTTCATGGAGTTGATTTTTTTCTTCCTCAAATAATGAAAGCCATTTCCTTTCTTCATATCTCGTTTGATCAAGCCTTTTTTGCGCTTCACCATATTCACGGCTTGCATCATCAAATCGCTGCTTTTCGCGATTGTATTCTTGCCATTTGGCTAAAATCTTTCGTAAATTCTCTTCATAAACTTCTGCTTCCTTTTTCCAAACAATAAAATCAAATTCCCCTTCCATATGGCGCTTAAAGTCTTCGGCATTTATTTCGTGATTCGAAAAAGAAGCTTCCAATGCATCGGTTTCCATTTCTTCTAATAATTCATTCATTTTCTCCTGGAATTCATGATGCTCATCCATTTGTTCTTGGATCGATTCTCTCAGCTGTCTTTCACGTTTCTCTTTCACGTTTAGTGCAAATTCTTTTTTATTCCCTTCATCTTTTAAGCTGGCTAATTTCTTTTCTGTTAACAATTTTTCTTGCTCTGCATCAAATACCTCATGCTTTTCCAGCTGCTTTTTCGTTTCTGTGTATACTTCTTTATCTGTTTTTAATTTATTTTGTTCAGCTATACATTCTGTAAATTTTTCATTTAATTCCTTGATCGTCTCTTGGAGTGCTTTTTCTTCTTCCTTCTTTTTTTGCAAAGTTTTTCTTGCTTTCACGTATTCCGCTGCTTTTTCCGCCAACATGTATTGGTTATAAGCATCATAATGGGCACACAACCTTTCAAGCGCCCGTTTATCTCTTTCTAATTGTTCGAGTTGCTGCTTCGTTTGATCCATATTTTCTATGGTGTCGGAAAGTGGACGAAGCTCATCGTCTGACAATTCTGGTAAAGAATTTTCAAGAATACCATATATAACAGTCGGTTTAAAGTCTTTTGAAAGCTTTGGACTGCGAAGCTGGATTAACAACTTAATTAATTCATCATAAGCCTCAAGTGTTTCAAACCCAAAAATATACTTATTAACGAGCTCCATGTATTCTTTTTGTGATTGTACGACCCTGCCGCCTTCGCCGATTTTCAATTCCAATTCTTTTTTGGTTAAGGGAACTTTTTGGCTAGATGAACCGATTTTCTCTTCTTTATATAAAAATAAATCATAGCCAATTCGGCGATTATCTGTGATGACAAATCCCCAAAAATCCATATTTTTGTGTCGCTTTGCTCGAAGACCGATCCCGGTGGTAATATATTGCGCCGTGTTTTTTCTCTTATACTCCATAAATAAATATCCAGTTCTTTCATCTCTTTC
This DNA window, taken from Bacillus alveayuensis, encodes the following:
- a CDS encoding uncharacterized protein (TIGR02680 family) (product_source=TIGR02680; cath_funfam=1.10.1450.10,3.30.1330.30,3.40.50.300; cog=COG1122; pfam=PF13558; superfamily=52540; tigrfam=TIGR02680) — translated: MTAQNQWQMKRAGVVNFWYYDEEIFQFADGKLLLRGSNGSGKSVTMQSFLPVLLDGKKSPDRLDPFGSKARKMEDYLLGEKEVTERDERTGYLFMEYKRKNTAQYITTGIGLRAKRHKNMDFWGFVITDNRRIGYDLFLYKEEKIGSSSQKVPLTKKELELKIGEGGRVVQSQKEYMELVNKYIFGFETLEAYDELIKLLIQLRSPKLSKDFKPTVIYGILENSLPELSDDELRPLSDTIENMDQTKQQLEQLERDKRALERLCAHYDAYNQYMLAEKAAEYVKARKTLQKKKEEEKALQETIKELNEKFTECIAEQNKLKTDKEVYTETKKQLEKHEVFDAEQEKLLTEKKLASLKDEGNKKEFALNVKEKRERQLRESIQEQMDEHHEFQEKMNELLEEMETDALEASFSNHEINAEDFKRHMEGEFDFIVWKKEAEVYEENLRKILAKWQEYNREKQRFDDASREYGEAQKRLDQTRYEERKWLSLFEEEKNQLHEAFIRWVSDHPYFEISEDQMQQTLHRIQDLYEPYAFEEAKHPFVVKYEELKQQYGTEKLQQAHQISILDKEIKEKKLELEEWKQKKDPEPPRHVLTIEARKELEEKRIPFVPFYQAVEFHDDVSEDLRERVESALYATGLLDALIVPNEYDHMVTKHDKIIQANPVRNDQHTLAAWLKPDLPESSKISKEEVEKVLSSIVVDGEKKNGETVVYSDGRYKIGLIAGHSPTNDAQFIGSQARERYRKQKIEQIQEELSLLQKKREEWQEKYEQTMQMINEIEVSFTQFPTERDAKEAFSNLQAVRHRLKNDEEEVQKRNEKVKEAHRRWDKIRYELNEWTKDMNIEANEQAFHSAHAFMQSYLKQLQSLQVTFTAFARNRTYLQSQKKNLEEVMEDIDSLKGELNILKDRMDKETLKLEQLQKRLQELGAEDIRRQIQEVTEMLEKIEERLPKLGELAVSYTKDRETAEEKQKIILDELTHLEKLDACWEELFEEEVGLRFVLNEEEEGENIYELAKNIQRTYADLLKKETRGSISEKLTKCFFQEQQTLVEYRLTEEMWGKTLDIDEFEGISEEMSMKWNSLHEKARRTILLLEFKGKRVSPYYVLKEIEHDIITQQEVLNETDRELYEEIILNSVGRILRARIHRAERWVKKINDLMEKRDTSSGLTFSIKWRPKTAEVEEEMDTKDLVDLLRSDPRLLKEEDMKRITNHFRSKITRARELSLSEGYGATLHQVIKEILDYRKWFAFTLYYKREGEPKRELTNHVFFTFSGGEKAMAMYIPLFSAAYSRYQEASLDAPYIISLDEAFAGVDENNIRDMFELVEELGFNYIMNSQALWGDYDTVSSLSICELVRPKNAPFVTVIRYFWNGSQRKLLMDEWEEEAMKV